CCTCGGCATGGGAGGATCTCTTCTCCTGATGAAAATAAGCATGATTCTTATTGGCAGCGAGGCTCTTCTGCTGGCCTATGCTCTGGGTCAGGTGATCCTTTTCATTATTGTATTGATTTACCTGAGTCAGGATATGGGATGGGAAAAAGTCAGCCGCAAGGGAGATTTCATACAATATACAAGGCGCTACAAAGCCTTGTTTATCACAGGTTTTGTCTATTATGGTGCCTTGTGGTCGGACAAATTCATCTACTGGTTGAAAAGAGGGGATGATATCGGACAAACAGCCATGAGGCTCTACCCCTCCTATGATATCATTGTATATTTAACCAATCTGATGATGATCCCGGGGCTTGTCTTTTTCGTTATTTACTCGGAAACCGAATTTTTTATGACTCTCAAGAAATTCCTGGACAGCCTGTCCCGGAAACCTTATCACGTGATTCAGGCCAACCAGGCCGTTCTGGTCAAAGCGAACAGACAGATTCTGAAGGAACAGTTCGGCTTCCAGGCTGTGTTTACTCTGCTCTTCCTGGCCATTGCCGTCAATTATCCCCCACTGAGCGCACAGCTCCGGATTATAATCCCCACGGCTCTGGGCATTATGGTACTGGGTCTGTTTGTCTGCATCATCAACTTCCTTTTTTACATAGAGCAGTACACTTTTGTTCTGATCAGTACTTCTCTCTTTTTTTTGATCAATGCAGGCCTTGCCTGGTTTGGTGAAGCCGGTAGTCTGATCACTCCGGGAATCTCCTCGCTGGCCGGTTCCATCGTGGGAACCATATTCTCTGGTTTCTTTCTGAATTATTCCCTGAAAAACCTGGATAGAATCATATATACGGCCATAACAAAGGGTCAGCTCCGTGAAATTCGTGAATTTAACCTTGTAAAATTAAAATTATCCCGCTAAAAAGCAGGAATTTTGTTTTCTTCCCGTCTTAGATGTATAATTGAAGTATTATTTCTATTGAAAAAAAGCATATATAGAAATAAGAACATTTAAAAATTGTATTACAGGACACGGAGGTGTTAGATGAACAAAATAATAGTATTAATTTCAATGGCAATTGCCCTGCTTTTCATGGGCTGCGATACGAGCGTAGAGAGTACAGAAGGAACGGACTACCTTCTGGCCGGTTATTATATGATGGCCGGGGAAGAGACGGCGATC
This genomic stretch from Oceanispirochaeta sp. harbors:
- the pelG gene encoding exopolysaccharide Pel transporter PelG, with amino-acid sequence MAGIGFELRKVASLGNARGIFQASLSGVMIVAGPWLISILTILIFQQPVMGIPVEFRELFTASTVYTYSLSLVLNGGFHYIFTRIQSDYLYRNESGKAFAYTVNYMLRSSLILIPLAFFLVHLFFTDISILHKAGFILLFVTINHIWILMLTASAMKKFNQLLFGYILGMGGSLLLMKISMILIGSEALLLAYALGQVILFIIVLIYLSQDMGWEKVSRKGDFIQYTRRYKALFITGFVYYGALWSDKFIYWLKRGDDIGQTAMRLYPSYDIIVYLTNLMMIPGLVFFVIYSETEFFMTLKKFLDSLSRKPYHVIQANQAVLVKANRQILKEQFGFQAVFTLLFLAIAVNYPPLSAQLRIIIPTALGIMVLGLFVCIINFLFYIEQYTFVLISTSLFFLINAGLAWFGEAGSLITPGISSLAGSIVGTIFSGFFLNYSLKNLDRIIYTAITKGQLREIREFNLVKLKLSR